A region from the Lolium perenne isolate Kyuss_39 chromosome 4, Kyuss_2.0, whole genome shotgun sequence genome encodes:
- the LOC127347874 gene encoding putative F-box protein At1g67390, which translates to MNSKLLEPGGAADDDIISSLPDDVLLHILSFVPTTEDAVRTRALSRRWRHVWLCLPALAFSDIGKKPASGLDELIVAALAHNHDTLTIHLQHPRHKLRANAWLQQAAQRVQGKISLTLEEYRPKTIEDRQCGNVVLDLPCSGDARTAAMSFDSFILEEDKLSILRLPVAPAVNGSLTELELKNIRLEGGILSDFVSSCGQLRRLLLHLVWGVDGPDLRISNKLLEELDVKMILGGLERLEVSCPKLRSLRVQGLGWPGSKIMARFCTPCLEEIYWPFSYSLPKSEVDFLCGMDTVRRLNVGLFTHVQTYESHLGHWLLRSCTGVHHLDVSLWSDKMVGNVYVLNLQDIPCLFIIS; encoded by the coding sequence ATGAACTCTAAACTACTAGAACCCGGCGGCGCCGCAGATGACGACATCATCAGCAGCCTTCCCGACGACGTGCTCCTGCACATCCTCAGCTTCGTGCCCACCACCGAGGACGCCGTCCGCACGAGAGCCCTCTCGCGGCGGTGGCGGCACGTCTGGCTCTGCCTCCCGGCCTTGGCCTTCTCCGACATCGGTAAGAAACCAGCGTCGGGTCTCGACGAGCTGATCGTCGCGGCGCTCGCTCACAACCACGATACGCTCACGATCCACCTCCAGCATCCTCGCCACAAGCTCCGCGCCAACGCGTGGCTCCAGCAGGCCGCACAGCGCGTGCAAGGAAAGATCAGCCTAACCCTGGAGGAATACCGCCCTAAAACAATTGAGGACCGCCAATGTGGCAATGTCGTGCTGGACCTTCCCTGCAGCGGCGATGCGAGGACGGCCGCCATGTCGTTCGACTCGTTCATCTTGGAAGAAGATAAACTATCAATCCTTAGACTGCCAGTGGCGCCGGCGGTGAACGGCTCGCTGACCGAGCTGGAGCTAAAGAATATTCGGTTGGAGGGCGGCATCCTCTCGGATTTCGTGTCGTCTTGCGGCCAGCTACGAAGGCTTCTCCTACATCTTGTTTGGGGGGTGGACGGCCCAGACCTCAGGATATCCAacaagctcctcgaagagcttgATGTAAAAATGATTCTAGGAGGCCTAGAGCGTCTGGAGGTGTCGTGTCCCAAGCTCCGCTCCCTTCGCGTTCAGGGGCTCGGCTGGCCCGGTTCCAAGATAATGGCTAGATTCTGCACTCCCTGCCTCGAGGAGATATACTGGCCCTTCAGCTACTCGTTACCCAAGAGTGAGGTTGACTTCCTTTGCGGCATGGACACGGTCCGCCGGCTCAACGTCGGGCTATTTACGCACGTCCAAACATATGAATCCCACCTCGGCCATTGGCTTCTACGGAGTTGCACCGGCGTCCACCATCTCGATGTTTCCCTATGGAGTGACAAAATGGTGGGCAACGTCTACGTTCTGAATTTGCAAGACATACCATGTCTATTTATTATTTCTTAA